Proteins encoded together in one Salarchaeum sp. JOR-1 window:
- a CDS encoding helix-turn-helix domain-containing protein, translated as MSSEPTQVAGEGPCSVVDSIEQIGSQWRLVVLHDLLDGEKRFNELKRSTDASSRTLSRVLDDLQEHGFVDRRLEEDAPVATYYSLTEKGASLCPVFDEIEAWADEWLDAPSE; from the coding sequence ATGTCATCCGAACCGACGCAGGTCGCCGGCGAGGGGCCGTGCTCCGTGGTGGACTCCATCGAACAGATCGGGAGCCAGTGGCGACTGGTCGTCCTCCACGACCTCCTCGACGGCGAGAAGCGGTTCAACGAACTCAAGCGCTCGACGGACGCGAGTTCGCGCACGCTCTCCCGCGTGCTCGACGACCTCCAGGAACACGGGTTCGTCGACCGCCGCCTGGAAGAGGACGCCCCGGTCGCGACGTACTACTCGCTGACGGAGAAAGGCGCGTCGCTCTGCCCCGTCTTCGACGAAATCGAAGCGTGGGCGGACGAGTGGCTGGACGCCCCGAGCGAATAG
- a CDS encoding alpha/beta hydrolase, translated as MSTSDPHGDQQVVTAGTDLSEAGAAVVLSHGRGATAQSVLAFANELPTDGVAYLAPQAARNTWYPQPFTAPEERNEPWLSSALAKLDGVVETVADAGIDRERTLIGGFSQGACLSSEYVARNPARYGALAVLSGGLIGDTVSEDDYPGSLDGTPVFLGCSDRDPHIDAERVRETDRILTGMDAEVDMRLYEGMGHTVIPDELDAVRALVESL; from the coding sequence ATGAGCACGAGCGACCCACACGGCGACCAGCAGGTCGTCACGGCGGGCACCGACCTGAGCGAGGCCGGCGCGGCGGTCGTCCTGTCGCACGGCCGCGGCGCGACCGCGCAGAGCGTCCTCGCCTTCGCGAACGAACTCCCCACGGACGGCGTCGCGTACCTCGCGCCCCAGGCCGCGCGCAACACGTGGTATCCCCAGCCGTTCACCGCGCCCGAGGAGCGAAACGAACCGTGGCTCTCCTCCGCGCTCGCGAAACTCGACGGCGTCGTCGAGACCGTCGCGGACGCCGGCATCGACCGCGAGCGAACCCTGATTGGTGGGTTCAGCCAGGGCGCGTGTCTCTCCTCCGAATACGTCGCCCGGAACCCGGCGCGGTACGGCGCCCTCGCAGTGCTCTCCGGCGGCCTCATCGGCGACACGGTGAGCGAGGACGACTATCCCGGGAGCCTCGACGGCACGCCGGTCTTCCTCGGGTGCAGCGACCGCGACCCGCACATCGACGCGGAGCGCGTGCGGGAGACCGACCGCATCCTCACCGGGATGGACGCCGAGGTCGATATGCGCCTCTACGAGGGGATGGGGCACACCGTCATTCCGGACGAACTGGACGCGGTTCGCGCGCTCGTCGAATCTCTGTAA